In Perognathus longimembris pacificus isolate PPM17 chromosome 3, ASM2315922v1, whole genome shotgun sequence, a single window of DNA contains:
- the Mbd3 gene encoding methyl-CpG-binding domain protein 3 isoform X4, which translates to MERKSPSGKKFRSKPQLARYLGGSMDLSTFDFRTGKMLMSKMNKSRQRVRYDSSNQVKGKPDLNTALPVRQTASIFKQPVTKITNHPSNKVKSDPQKAVDQPRQLFWEKKLSGLSAFDIAEELVRTMDLPKGLQGVGPGCTDETLLSAIASALHTSTMPITGQLSAAVEKNPGVWLNTTQPLCKAFMVTDEDIRKQEELVQQVRKRLEEALMADMLAHVEELARDGEAPLDKACVDEDDDDEDEDEDEEPEPDQELERV; encoded by the exons CCCCAGTGGGAAGAAGTTCCGCAGCAAGCCCCAGCTGGCGCGCTACCTGGGGGGCTCCATGGACTTGAGCACCTTTGACTTCCGCACTGGCAAGATGCTGATGAGCAAGATGAACAAGAGTCGGCAGCGCGTACGCTATGACTCCTCCAACCAGGTCAAG GGCAAGCCAGACCTGAACACAGCCCTGCCTGTGCGGCAGACAGCGTCCATCTTCAAGCAGCCAGTGACCAAGATCACCAACCACCCTAGCAACAAAGTGAAGAGCGATCCCCAGAAGGCAGTGGACCAGCCGAGGCAG CTGTTCTGGGAGAAGAAGCTGAGTGGACTGAGTGCCTTTGACATTGCTGAGGAGCTAGTCAGGACGATGGACCTGCCCAAGGGCCTGCAAG GGGTGGGCCCCGGGTGTACAGACGAGACACTGCTGTCGGCCATCGCCAGCGCCCTGCACACCAGCACCATGCCCATCACAGGGCAGCTCTCAGCTGCTGTGGAGAAGAATCCCGGTGTGTGGCTGAACACCACACAGCCCCTGTGCAAAGCTTTCATGGTGACCGACGAGGACATCAG GAAACAGGAAGAGCTGGTGCAGCAGGTTCGGAAGCGGCTGGAGGAGGCACTGATGGCTGACATGCTGGCCCATGTGGAGGAGCTGGCCCGCGATGGTGAGGCGCCATTGGACAAGGCCTGCGTGGACGAGGATGATgacgatgaggatgaggatgaagatgaggagccTGAGCCAGACCAGGAGCTGGAGCGTGTCTAG
- the Mbd3 gene encoding methyl-CpG-binding domain protein 3 isoform X2 has protein sequence MERKSPSGKKFRSKPQLARYLGGSMDLSTFDFRTGKMLMSKMNKSRQRVRYDSSNQVKWTPAGAARCSALSPQGKPDLNTALPVRQTASIFKQPVTKITNHPSNKVKSDPQKAVDQPRQLFWEKKLSGLSAFDIAEELVRTMDLPKGLQGVGPGCTDETLLSAIASALHTSTMPITGQLSAAVEKNPGVWLNTTQPLCKAFMVTDEDIRKQEELVQQVRKRLEEALMADMLAHVEELARDGEAPLDKACVDEDDDDEDEDEDEEPEPDQELERV, from the exons CCCCAGTGGGAAGAAGTTCCGCAGCAAGCCCCAGCTGGCGCGCTACCTGGGGGGCTCCATGGACTTGAGCACCTTTGACTTCCGCACTGGCAAGATGCTGATGAGCAAGATGAACAAGAGTCGGCAGCGCGTACGCTATGACTCCTCCAACCAGGTCAAG TGGACCCCAGCCGGGGCCGCCCGCTGCAGCGCCTTGTCCCCGCAGGGCAAGCCAGACCTGAACACAGCCCTGCCTGTGCGGCAGACAGCGTCCATCTTCAAGCAGCCAGTGACCAAGATCACCAACCACCCTAGCAACAAAGTGAAGAGCGATCCCCAGAAGGCAGTGGACCAGCCGAGGCAG CTGTTCTGGGAGAAGAAGCTGAGTGGACTGAGTGCCTTTGACATTGCTGAGGAGCTAGTCAGGACGATGGACCTGCCCAAGGGCCTGCAAG GGGTGGGCCCCGGGTGTACAGACGAGACACTGCTGTCGGCCATCGCCAGCGCCCTGCACACCAGCACCATGCCCATCACAGGGCAGCTCTCAGCTGCTGTGGAGAAGAATCCCGGTGTGTGGCTGAACACCACACAGCCCCTGTGCAAAGCTTTCATGGTGACCGACGAGGACATCAG GAAACAGGAAGAGCTGGTGCAGCAGGTTCGGAAGCGGCTGGAGGAGGCACTGATGGCTGACATGCTGGCCCATGTGGAGGAGCTGGCCCGCGATGGTGAGGCGCCATTGGACAAGGCCTGCGTGGACGAGGATGATgacgatgaggatgaggatgaagatgaggagccTGAGCCAGACCAGGAGCTGGAGCGTGTCTAG